A single region of the Aeromonas hydrophila subsp. hydrophila ATCC 7966 genome encodes:
- a CDS encoding retention module-containing protein gives MAELRIEKPTVMTQLEGTVFVIHDDGTVVRARAGVLLQPGDRILSGEEGSYQLADTVELAHQEEAAVEVASSIAQPAEPTSGGDSELAALQAAIRAGTDPTAQFEASAAGNPAAGGTIGGVAGSSSGGFVVVDRTNDATLAEAGFDTDHADMPRGDEPLLEGERDLFAAITITEPQTSDNIINADEATGVIIRGTVEDVEVGQPVTVTLLDQDGNRLTVTTVVLPGLIWEANFGDLTGKLVDGPLIIQADTQDAAGNRASDLGQTLLDTITTITLDLADESDTGASQSDDLTRDNTPLLQGKGEPGATVTLSLGGSVLATLTVDGNGNWQYQLPDTLADGAHDFRVDSVDIAGNRASDILTIEVDTQAAIDIDDLDTAALFGNGNATLSGTTANVEAGQSVTITLVGSNGQALLTTSALVGADGRWQVSGLDLSGITQSFEVRASVTDLAGNSALDGAPLIGQSETLTLSEAGLADGPVTATGSLNTGAGIDGNLQVTFAADQSALAGLGLASQGAPLGYSMNGQTLTATAGGATVFTLTLGNDGSYRIVWSQSLDHGQDTLRLPFNLEYRDSDGDLVTAPLVINLVDSNPPSFEIPAITLIEDAFTNGAAVVGESRFVVGHTADPLLADSLVFSNQSDTLATLNGSGLASDGHPLAFEFADDRTLLGYYPGSNGQRVEVLRAQLLAEQQGSDVGGRVVVTLTGPLDHQGSDSLSLGLQVSANEIDGDTTNANLLLTIDDGRDPSLGLDKGVSLQEGGNQSIDGQLPVTVGSDRLVSLTFEASQPALAGLTSGGKPTSYQVNGNLLTLLDAEGKGILTVTLDLDGKYHLELNGVLDQPVATDSIKLGLQVVGRDFDGDQSNLGTLNITIIDGVLPQVDPVSLTLTEDSNWQLGQTLGGELAITAGSDPLASITFDASQTGLQGLSSGQQSVTVTVADHLIEGRTPDGQLVFTLTLGSDGKYGFTLHQPLDQGSADSLLKAGFTLTDSDGDKVSSTITVAVGDGANPTISAVTGTAITEMAQGEAAAVSTMSFVVTHGSDALDPASLGFDIATIQSTLTGLTSHGSLISFSLDGNGQLVGTTADGREILRAELSLIEQSGNWSVSARVTLTGELDHQGSESLNLPLAVTLADMDGDRIGTTLPLTIADGKAPSFIPGTGVTLDEGGLTGNNSLSQTGHFDVQAGSDRVVEVAFADASQQPALTALGQPLHYQLVDGDPQIPGSQLLKGFVMVDGQRVEVFEVRLVGTLDQAGKNGFDYQVTLYQGLHQGANAVTELPIKVIVNDYDKAGGNNDSTSGTLAIQIGEGETPTLTLTGVTLGEGRFDGVGSSGDDQHATGTITITADSDPVVDVRLAFAGQVVGANGNPITHNGEALTWQAVGSDGHSFQAVTTGGLVVMTVTLGLVPATIGAHATETIDYQVTVHTNLDHGADDQLELTLPVQVTDSDGSQSQGATTIRVTDGVDPVISAIDAVAVKESALDGSASQHPGTMPSDRGETASGKVTISAGSDRVASLDLDVAAFNQANQLTSNGQVVTLAAHSPNWYLATAEGGKAVFWIHLDASGSYSVYLVGQLDHSAQGKDDLAIEVPLFVTDHDGDRSPNVSVTVTVQDDMPIGTVLAHTLNEGSATVSGDLLLAANEGADGARVESITINGQTHAVNGSLTQDVMSPDGKQVMGSLTISADGSYRFTPAPGFDHDNAELSQVITAHLVDGDGDRADSTLTLHLRDDPVSFTVTAATGNEDQGAQDPSAGIPINMQLDIGDFDRGEHVEQLLVQAPANAHGTFYYNGVALATTPDGNWFIVPPAAMVTSDNVHYSAQGVTFVPDANWSTWSNKGQPLHFQVQLQVGVTEGDAPAAVTGDLAITVRGVADKPVWEASHTSKHYDTSEDSSGIALNVKAGLTDTDGSETLSYQIKWEAGKGTLMLNGTELKPNASGLYSVSAANINKVTVVPAKDFSGDIKLSVTPMSTEKTPVAPGQGTAQGEKIELVINVNPQADDAKLTVRDIQGKEDTLLDLGSKIGLAHLGDTTDGSEQLFVRISGLPAGATLLLGGVAVSQHAAGYYEVPFERINELKLLPPKNSNVDFDLTIKGVVKDSATLTDANGQTHVVVNEKETGSQTLHVDLVGVVDQPHFDLNTSGWTADSNGYTTTVQEDGRAPLDFKLTSGEWTDTPLDHSETLNLVLEGLPEGARVFDASGKALTLTYAGLDGKGNPLYQVDVSSLGNLQIQPPANSTADIHLIGHVVVTENDGDSKRFDVPLTIKVEPAIDATDYAKTSQGLEDAFTVLDWQPTLTDGAEKVTALSLSGVEDGYQIWLRAGGVESQLTVMDGKLTLTAAQLDSLLNGGQLLVKAPEDSDRDTTLQSHVTVTQHDVDSGAVAEKVIDGNLHVDIQAVVEPDGVLTQTGGALVGQGGADIDLAGRFLFTDLDPSSVEEIDYLVINLPVLNGGAGDQFVVIGGINNGDGSWIVPAGNLGSFQLHAPDGFVGKVQPIRIDAMVIDRSDDGDASAHVKVSLITEATFEATPTTNKEPAATVDIDDHAVLVGKEDIRVDFGAQLKGVIHIGAADQASDEVTIVLKGLPAGVTISGAEYNISTGEYVIKVPPSLAGLEGLTLGLPQDFAGSLDIEVKVVNTDTASGDIKVDSSTVRVDVAPVVDVNGGADGHPELTLTVQDTNHDGQPDNLEDSETHLDLSVKLADISPSIAGGGLETVERVTITVDAKYGYFLDDSGQPVNTLIVSDMAALKDLVFVPKEHFSGQVPLDIQVDVVDTALVGGQLVTDSGSWSGQVGFEVRPVNDPAVLTLHDVAGDEDGAISLAGFGAALIDNDGSEQIVALQIKGVPDGFTLSAPAVNNGGGVWQVPVGTDFAKLTLIPPADFSGSVDLSLSAFTLDKGLTIPLETSGSFSVTVNPVGDALISDLLPNASGVEGDRILLNLGLETRDTHATGGSASNVHENGAEQARVTLRNVPEGASIALPDGVAGEAIRLPNGDWQVTTVGGNLANLLLVTNDVNGTLTLEVIAQSLDNGALGPEVKGNIDVTIAAVNDAPENILPTVPLVAEEDVPYRIDGLQVKDVDAGNSTIEVRLSVGHGTLTLADGSGVTLTGNGTGSLVLSGSLDAINALLADGVIYLGEQDFNGQDQLTMVTNDRGNTGSGGPLSDTDVVPIEVLPVNDAPVNQVPGSMTVKEDGSLSLSGISVKDVDAGSAPMAMVLRVEHGVLTLLGAAGAVSVQGAGSNEMTLVGSLADLNQLLAGNLHYEPAKDFWGEDNLTITTSDQGNSGAGGPLSDTDQVTITVTAEPDLPSLTVGMHEIHALQGAMVPLNLTASVVNPAPGELSLRISGLAGAQVLDEQGLPVGHADGNGDWLIPGGHSLPLYLDGLTAGDHVLGLSAESSAGGATISSPLDTVTIHTQAGHTLLGSDQGDWMFGSAGDDRLLGGKGDDILTGGAGSDLFVWQQGDAGNAGQPAIDTITDFHPEEGDRIDLADLLKGVTDSSVDGLLGHLQASVTSVSNGLSDVNLSVSPAGDGQVTQQITLKGVDLSSWQLGGTSSHDILQSMLDQHSLIIQHP, from the coding sequence ATGGCCGAGCTGCGTATCGAAAAACCCACCGTCATGACTCAACTGGAGGGAACCGTCTTCGTCATTCATGACGATGGCACCGTAGTGCGCGCCAGGGCCGGCGTCTTGTTGCAACCGGGCGACCGGATCCTGAGCGGCGAGGAAGGCAGCTACCAGCTGGCCGACACCGTCGAGCTCGCTCATCAGGAGGAGGCTGCGGTCGAGGTGGCGTCGTCCATCGCGCAGCCAGCCGAGCCGACAAGCGGTGGCGACAGCGAGCTGGCCGCCCTGCAGGCAGCGATCCGCGCAGGCACCGATCCCACCGCCCAGTTCGAGGCGAGCGCCGCCGGCAACCCGGCGGCAGGCGGCACGATCGGCGGCGTTGCCGGTTCCAGCTCGGGGGGCTTCGTGGTGGTCGATCGCACCAATGACGCCACCCTGGCCGAGGCTGGCTTCGACACGGATCACGCCGACATGCCCAGGGGCGACGAGCCGCTGCTGGAAGGCGAGCGGGATCTGTTTGCCGCCATCACCATCACCGAGCCGCAGACCAGCGACAACATCATCAACGCCGACGAGGCGACCGGCGTCATCATCCGCGGCACCGTGGAGGATGTGGAAGTCGGCCAGCCGGTGACTGTCACCCTGCTGGATCAGGATGGCAACCGGCTCACCGTCACTACTGTGGTGCTGCCCGGCCTGATCTGGGAGGCCAACTTTGGCGACCTCACCGGCAAGCTGGTGGACGGTCCCCTCATCATTCAGGCCGATACCCAGGATGCCGCCGGCAACCGGGCCAGCGATCTGGGTCAGACCCTGCTCGATACCATCACCACAATCACCCTCGATCTGGCCGATGAGAGCGACACCGGTGCCAGCCAGAGCGATGATCTGACCCGAGACAATACCCCGCTGCTGCAGGGCAAGGGGGAGCCCGGCGCCACCGTTACCCTGTCCCTTGGCGGCAGCGTGCTCGCCACTCTCACCGTCGATGGCAACGGCAACTGGCAATATCAGCTGCCCGATACGCTGGCAGACGGGGCCCATGATTTTCGGGTCGATTCGGTGGATATCGCCGGCAACCGGGCCAGCGACATCCTCACCATTGAGGTCGATACCCAGGCCGCCATCGACATCGATGATCTCGACACGGCAGCTCTTTTTGGCAACGGCAATGCCACCCTGAGCGGCACCACCGCCAATGTGGAAGCGGGTCAGAGCGTGACCATCACCCTGGTTGGCAGCAACGGGCAGGCGCTGCTCACTACCTCCGCCCTGGTGGGGGCCGATGGCCGCTGGCAGGTATCAGGTCTTGATCTCTCTGGCATCACGCAATCTTTTGAGGTGCGCGCCAGCGTCACCGATCTGGCGGGTAACTCGGCCTTGGACGGGGCGCCGCTGATCGGCCAGAGCGAGACGCTCACGCTGTCCGAAGCCGGGCTGGCCGATGGCCCGGTCACGGCGACCGGCAGCCTCAATACCGGTGCCGGCATCGATGGCAATCTGCAGGTCACCTTCGCCGCTGACCAGAGTGCATTGGCAGGGCTGGGGCTTGCCAGCCAGGGCGCGCCGCTTGGCTACTCCATGAATGGCCAGACCCTGACCGCCACTGCCGGTGGGGCGACTGTCTTCACCCTGACCCTTGGCAATGACGGCAGCTATCGCATCGTCTGGAGTCAGAGCCTGGATCACGGCCAGGATACCCTGCGTCTGCCGTTCAACCTCGAATACCGCGACAGCGACGGTGATCTGGTGACAGCGCCGCTGGTGATCAATCTGGTGGACAGCAATCCGCCGAGCTTCGAGATCCCGGCCATTACCCTCATCGAGGATGCCTTTACCAACGGCGCCGCCGTGGTCGGGGAGAGCCGCTTCGTGGTTGGCCACACCGCCGATCCCCTGCTGGCTGACTCGCTGGTGTTCAGCAATCAGAGCGACACCCTCGCGACCCTCAATGGCTCGGGTCTGGCCAGCGATGGCCATCCGCTTGCCTTCGAATTTGCCGATGATCGCACCCTGCTGGGCTACTACCCGGGCAGCAATGGTCAGCGGGTTGAGGTGTTGCGTGCCCAGCTGCTGGCCGAACAGCAGGGGAGCGATGTGGGCGGTCGGGTGGTAGTCACCCTCACCGGTCCGCTCGATCATCAGGGCAGCGACAGCCTCTCGCTGGGGTTGCAGGTGAGTGCCAACGAGATTGATGGCGACACCACCAACGCCAACCTGCTCCTGACCATCGACGACGGCAGGGATCCTTCGCTCGGTCTGGACAAGGGGGTCTCGCTGCAAGAGGGGGGCAACCAGAGCATCGATGGTCAGCTGCCGGTCACGGTAGGCAGCGATCGTCTGGTCTCTCTCACCTTTGAGGCAAGCCAGCCGGCCCTGGCGGGCCTCACCAGCGGCGGCAAGCCGACCAGCTATCAGGTGAACGGCAATCTCCTCACCCTGCTGGACGCAGAGGGCAAGGGCATCCTGACCGTCACCCTGGATCTCGATGGCAAGTACCATCTTGAGCTCAACGGCGTGCTGGATCAGCCGGTGGCCACCGACAGCATCAAGCTGGGCCTGCAGGTGGTGGGCCGCGATTTTGACGGGGACCAGAGCAACCTCGGCACCCTCAACATCACCATCATCGACGGCGTCTTGCCGCAAGTTGACCCTGTTTCCCTGACGCTCACCGAAGACAGCAACTGGCAACTGGGCCAGACCCTTGGCGGCGAGCTCGCCATCACCGCGGGCAGCGACCCGCTGGCCAGCATCACCTTTGATGCCAGCCAGACGGGCCTGCAGGGGCTCAGCTCGGGCCAGCAGAGCGTGACGGTGACGGTGGCCGATCACCTCATCGAGGGGCGTACTCCCGATGGCCAGCTGGTCTTTACACTGACTCTGGGGAGTGACGGCAAATACGGCTTTACCCTCCATCAACCGCTGGATCAGGGCAGTGCCGACAGCCTGCTCAAGGCGGGCTTTACCCTGACCGACAGCGATGGCGACAAGGTCTCCTCCACCATCACGGTGGCCGTGGGGGATGGCGCCAACCCGACCATCTCCGCCGTGACCGGCACCGCCATCACCGAGATGGCGCAAGGGGAGGCGGCCGCGGTCAGTACCATGAGCTTCGTGGTGACCCACGGCAGCGACGCCCTCGACCCTGCCTCCCTCGGTTTTGACATCGCCACCATCCAGAGCACCCTGACCGGACTCACCAGTCACGGCAGCCTGATCAGCTTCTCCCTCGATGGCAACGGCCAGCTGGTCGGGACCACGGCGGATGGCCGCGAGATCCTGCGCGCCGAGCTGAGCCTTATCGAGCAAAGCGGCAACTGGAGCGTGAGCGCCAGGGTGACCCTGACGGGCGAGCTGGATCATCAAGGGAGCGAATCCCTCAACCTGCCGCTGGCGGTCACCCTGGCCGACATGGATGGTGATCGCATCGGTACCACGCTGCCGCTCACCATCGCGGATGGCAAGGCGCCGAGCTTTATCCCGGGCACTGGCGTGACCCTCGATGAAGGGGGGCTCACCGGCAACAACAGCCTGAGCCAAACCGGTCACTTTGACGTGCAAGCCGGGTCGGATCGGGTCGTCGAAGTGGCCTTTGCCGATGCCAGCCAGCAACCGGCGCTCACCGCCCTCGGTCAGCCGCTGCACTATCAGCTGGTGGATGGGGATCCGCAGATCCCGGGCAGTCAGCTGCTCAAGGGCTTTGTGATGGTGGATGGCCAGCGGGTCGAGGTGTTTGAGGTGCGGCTGGTCGGCACGCTGGATCAGGCGGGCAAGAACGGTTTTGACTATCAGGTGACCCTCTATCAGGGGCTCCATCAAGGGGCCAACGCCGTGACCGAGCTGCCCATCAAGGTGATCGTCAACGACTACGACAAGGCGGGCGGCAACAACGACAGCACCAGCGGCACCCTCGCTATCCAGATTGGCGAAGGAGAGACACCCACGCTGACGCTGACCGGCGTGACCCTCGGCGAAGGGCGCTTCGATGGCGTCGGCAGCAGTGGCGATGACCAGCATGCCACCGGCACGATCACCATCACCGCCGACTCCGACCCCGTGGTCGATGTGCGTCTGGCCTTTGCGGGCCAGGTGGTGGGTGCCAACGGCAACCCCATCACCCACAATGGGGAGGCCTTGACCTGGCAGGCGGTGGGCAGCGATGGCCACAGCTTCCAGGCGGTCACGACCGGCGGCCTGGTGGTGATGACGGTGACTCTGGGGCTGGTGCCGGCGACCATAGGCGCTCATGCCACCGAGACCATCGATTATCAGGTGACGGTGCATACCAACCTGGATCACGGCGCCGATGACCAGCTTGAGCTGACACTGCCGGTGCAGGTGACCGACAGCGACGGCAGCCAGAGCCAGGGCGCCACCACCATCAGGGTGACGGATGGCGTGGATCCCGTCATCTCTGCCATCGACGCGGTTGCAGTGAAGGAGTCTGCCCTCGATGGCTCCGCCAGCCAGCATCCGGGCACCATGCCCTCCGATCGGGGTGAAACCGCCAGCGGCAAGGTGACCATCAGCGCCGGTTCGGATCGGGTTGCCTCCCTTGATCTCGACGTGGCCGCCTTCAATCAGGCCAATCAGCTGACCTCCAACGGTCAGGTGGTGACGCTGGCCGCCCACAGCCCGAACTGGTATCTGGCCACGGCAGAGGGGGGCAAGGCAGTGTTCTGGATCCACCTCGATGCCAGCGGCAGCTACAGCGTCTATCTGGTGGGGCAGCTCGATCACAGCGCGCAGGGTAAAGATGATCTTGCCATCGAGGTGCCACTCTTTGTCACGGATCACGATGGCGATCGCAGCCCCAATGTCAGCGTGACCGTGACGGTGCAAGATGACATGCCCATTGGCACCGTGCTGGCGCATACCCTGAACGAGGGGAGCGCCACCGTCAGCGGTGATCTGTTGCTGGCCGCCAACGAAGGGGCTGATGGCGCTCGGGTCGAGTCGATCACCATCAATGGCCAGACCCATGCCGTCAATGGCTCCCTCACCCAGGACGTGATGAGCCCGGATGGCAAGCAGGTGATGGGCTCTCTCACTATCTCGGCCGATGGCAGCTACCGTTTCACGCCGGCACCCGGCTTTGATCACGACAATGCCGAGCTGAGTCAGGTCATCACCGCCCATCTGGTGGATGGCGACGGTGACCGCGCGGACAGCACCCTGACCCTTCATCTGCGGGACGATCCGGTGAGCTTCACCGTCACTGCGGCTACCGGCAACGAAGATCAGGGGGCGCAGGATCCGAGCGCCGGCATCCCCATCAACATGCAGCTCGATATCGGCGATTTCGACCGGGGCGAGCATGTGGAGCAGCTCCTTGTCCAGGCGCCGGCCAATGCCCATGGCACCTTCTATTACAACGGGGTTGCCCTTGCTACCACACCGGATGGCAACTGGTTTATCGTCCCGCCAGCGGCCATGGTCACCAGCGATAACGTGCACTACAGCGCCCAGGGGGTGACCTTTGTGCCGGATGCCAACTGGTCTACCTGGAGCAACAAGGGCCAGCCGCTGCACTTCCAGGTGCAGTTGCAGGTGGGGGTCACCGAGGGAGATGCCCCTGCGGCAGTCACCGGCGATCTGGCCATCACGGTACGCGGGGTGGCCGACAAGCCGGTGTGGGAGGCCAGCCATACCAGCAAGCACTACGACACCAGCGAGGACAGCAGTGGCATTGCCCTCAATGTGAAGGCGGGCCTCACCGATACGGATGGCTCCGAGACCCTGAGCTACCAGATCAAGTGGGAGGCGGGCAAGGGTACGCTGATGCTCAACGGGACTGAACTCAAGCCAAACGCCAGCGGGCTTTACAGCGTCTCGGCCGCCAACATCAACAAGGTGACCGTGGTTCCGGCCAAGGATTTCAGCGGTGACATCAAGCTGTCGGTGACCCCGATGAGCACGGAGAAGACCCCGGTAGCCCCGGGGCAGGGAACGGCGCAGGGAGAGAAGATTGAGCTGGTGATCAATGTCAACCCGCAGGCGGATGACGCCAAACTCACCGTGCGCGACATTCAGGGCAAAGAGGATACCCTGCTGGATCTGGGAAGCAAGATTGGCCTGGCCCACCTGGGTGACACCACCGATGGCTCCGAGCAGCTCTTTGTGCGCATCAGCGGTCTGCCCGCCGGGGCAACGCTGCTGTTGGGCGGCGTTGCGGTCAGTCAGCATGCTGCCGGTTATTACGAGGTGCCCTTTGAGCGCATCAACGAACTCAAGTTGTTGCCGCCGAAAAACAGCAACGTCGATTTCGATCTGACCATCAAGGGAGTGGTCAAGGACAGCGCCACCCTGACCGATGCCAATGGTCAGACCCATGTCGTGGTGAACGAGAAGGAGACCGGTTCCCAGACCCTGCATGTGGATCTGGTGGGGGTGGTGGACCAGCCCCACTTCGACCTCAATACCTCCGGCTGGACCGCCGATAGCAATGGCTACACCACCACGGTTCAGGAGGATGGCCGGGCCCCGCTGGACTTCAAGCTGACTTCCGGGGAGTGGACCGACACCCCGCTGGATCATTCGGAAACCTTGAACCTGGTGCTGGAAGGGCTGCCGGAAGGGGCCCGGGTATTTGATGCCAGCGGCAAGGCGTTGACCCTCACTTATGCCGGGCTCGACGGCAAGGGCAACCCCCTCTATCAGGTGGATGTTTCCAGCCTTGGCAACCTGCAGATCCAGCCGCCGGCCAACAGCACCGCCGATATTCACCTCATCGGCCACGTGGTGGTGACCGAAAACGACGGCGACAGCAAGCGCTTCGACGTGCCGCTTACCATCAAGGTGGAGCCGGCCATCGATGCCACCGACTACGCCAAGACCAGCCAGGGTCTGGAAGATGCGTTTACCGTGCTGGACTGGCAGCCGACCCTCACCGATGGCGCCGAAAAGGTCACGGCACTGAGTCTCTCCGGGGTGGAAGATGGTTACCAGATCTGGTTGCGTGCCGGTGGCGTGGAGAGCCAGCTGACCGTGATGGATGGCAAGCTCACTCTGACCGCTGCCCAGCTCGACAGCCTGCTCAACGGGGGGCAACTGCTGGTGAAGGCGCCGGAGGATAGCGATCGGGATACCACTCTCCAGAGCCACGTCACCGTGACCCAGCATGATGTGGATTCGGGGGCGGTGGCCGAGAAGGTGATCGACGGCAATCTGCACGTCGATATCCAGGCGGTGGTGGAGCCCGATGGCGTGCTGACCCAGACCGGCGGCGCACTCGTGGGGCAGGGAGGCGCCGATATCGATCTGGCAGGGCGTTTCCTCTTTACCGATCTCGACCCTTCCAGCGTGGAGGAGATCGACTATCTGGTGATCAATCTGCCGGTGCTGAACGGCGGCGCAGGGGATCAGTTCGTGGTGATCGGCGGCATCAACAACGGTGATGGCAGCTGGATCGTACCGGCCGGCAACCTCGGCAGCTTCCAGCTGCATGCGCCGGACGGGTTTGTCGGCAAGGTTCAACCGATCCGCATCGATGCCATGGTGATCGACCGGAGTGACGATGGCGATGCCAGTGCCCATGTCAAGGTGAGCCTCATCACGGAGGCGACCTTCGAGGCGACGCCGACGACCAACAAGGAGCCGGCGGCGACTGTCGATATCGACGACCACGCCGTGCTGGTGGGCAAGGAGGATATCCGGGTCGATTTCGGCGCCCAGCTCAAGGGAGTGATCCACATAGGCGCCGCCGATCAGGCCAGCGACGAGGTGACCATCGTCCTCAAGGGGTTGCCGGCGGGCGTCACCATCAGCGGGGCCGAGTACAACATCTCGACCGGCGAATACGTCATCAAGGTGCCGCCGTCACTGGCGGGCCTGGAGGGGCTGACCCTCGGTTTGCCGCAGGACTTTGCCGGCTCGCTCGATATCGAGGTGAAGGTGGTCAACACGGATACCGCCAGTGGCGACATCAAGGTCGACAGCAGCACGGTACGGGTCGATGTGGCCCCCGTGGTCGATGTGAATGGCGGCGCTGACGGCCACCCGGAGCTGACGCTGACCGTGCAGGACACCAACCATGACGGGCAGCCGGACAATCTGGAAGACAGCGAGACCCACCTCGATCTCTCGGTGAAACTGGCCGACATCAGCCCCTCCATCGCGGGCGGTGGCCTGGAAACCGTGGAGCGGGTCACCATCACGGTGGATGCCAAATATGGCTACTTCCTTGATGACAGCGGCCAGCCGGTCAACACCCTGATCGTGAGCGACATGGCGGCCCTCAAGGATCTGGTGTTTGTACCCAAAGAGCACTTCAGTGGTCAGGTGCCGCTCGACATCCAGGTTGATGTCGTCGATACCGCGCTGGTCGGTGGCCAGCTGGTGACCGACAGCGGCAGCTGGAGCGGGCAGGTCGGCTTTGAGGTGAGGCCGGTCAACGACCCGGCTGTGCTCACGCTGCACGATGTCGCTGGCGACGAGGATGGCGCCATCAGCCTGGCTGGCTTTGGTGCCGCCCTCATCGACAACGATGGCTCCGAGCAGATAGTGGCGCTGCAGATCAAGGGGGTACCGGATGGTTTTACCCTCTCGGCTCCGGCGGTCAACAATGGCGGCGGTGTCTGGCAGGTCCCCGTGGGCACCGATTTTGCCAAGCTGACTCTGATCCCGCCGGCCGATTTCAGCGGCAGCGTGGATCTGTCACTCAGCGCCTTTACTCTCGATAAGGGACTCACCATTCCCCTTGAAACCAGCGGCAGCTTCTCCGTGACCGTCAATCCGGTGGGGGATGCGCTCATCAGCGATCTGCTGCCCAATGCAAGCGGGGTAGAGGGCGACCGGATCCTGCTCAATCTGGGGCTGGAGACCCGCGATACCCATGCTACCGGCGGGAGCGCGAGCAACGTGCATGAAAATGGCGCCGAGCAGGCGCGGGTGACCCTCCGCAACGTACCGGAAGGGGCCTCCATCGCCCTGCCTGACGGGGTGGCCGGTGAGGCCATCAGACTGCCGAACGGCGACTGGCAGGTGACCACGGTGGGTGGCAACCTGGCAAACCTGCTGCTGGTGACCAACGACGTCAATGGCACCCTCACACTCGAGGTGATCGCCCAGAGCCTGGACAACGGCGCGCTGGGGCCCGAGGTGAAGGGCAACATCGATGTCACCATAGCGGCGGTCAACGACGCGCCCGAGAACATTCTACCCACGGTGCCGCTGGTGGCCGAAGAGGATGTGCCTTACCGCATTGATGGCCTGCAGGTCAAGGATGTGGATGCGGGCAACAGCACCATCGAGGTGCGTCTCTCGGTTGGCCACGGCACCCTCACTCTGGCGGATGGCAGCGGGGTGACCCTCACCGGCAACGGCACGGGCTCGCTGGTGCTGAGCGGCTCGCTCGATGCCATCAATGCATTGCTGGCGGACGGCGTGATCTATCTGGGTGAGCAGGACTTCAACGGCCAGGATCAGCTCACCATGGTGACCAATGATCGCGGCAACACCGGCAGCGGCGGCCCCTTGAGCGACACCGACGTAGTGCCCATCGAGGTGCTGCCGGTCAACGATGCGCCGGTCAATCAGGTGCCCGGCAGCATGACGGTGAAAGAGGATGGCTCTCTGTCGCTATCCGGCATCAGCGTGAAGGATGTGGATGCCGGCAGTGCGCCCATGGCCATGGTGCTGCGGGTCGAGCACGGGGTGCTGACCCTGCTGGGGGCGGCGGGCGCGGTCTCGGTACAGGGAGCGGGCAGCAACGAGATGACCCTGGTGGGATCGCTGGCCGACCTCAACCAGCTGCTGGCCGGCAACCTGCACTATGAACCGGCCAAGGATTTCTGGGGCGAGGACAACCTCACCATCACCACCTCGGATCAGGGCAACAGCGGCGCGGGCGGACCCTTGAGCGACACCGATCAGGTGACCATCACGGTGACGGCTGAACCGGATCTGCCGAGCCTGACGGTGGGGATGCACGAGATCCATGCCCTGCAGGGCGCCATGGTGCCCCTCAATCTGACCGCCAGCGTGGTGAACCCGGCACCGGGCGAGCTGTCGTTGCGCATCAGCGGCCTGGCGGGAGCCCAGGTGCTGGATGAGCAGGGGCTGCCGGTCGGCCATGCCGACGGCAACGGTGACTGGCTCATTCCGGGTGGCCACTCGCTGCCGCTCTACCTGGACGGTCTGACGGCGGGAGACCATGTGCTGGGGCTGAGCGCGGAGTCGAGCGCTGGGGGGGCCACCATCAGCTCCCCCCTCGATACCGTGACCATCCATACCCAGGCCGGTCATACCCTGCTGGGGTCGGATCAGGGAGATTGGATGTTTGGCAGCGCGGGGGATGATCGCCTGCTGGGTGGCAAGGGGGACGACATCCTCACCGGCGGCGCCGGCAGCGATCTCTTCGTCTGGCAGCAGGGGGATGCGGGGAACGCGGGCCAGCCCGCCATCGACACCATCACCGACTTCCATCCGGAAGAGGGGGACAGGATCGATCTGGCGGACCTGCTCAAGGGGGTGACCGACAGCAGCGTGGACGGCTTGCTGGGCCACTTGCAGGCGTCAGTGACCAGCGTGAGCAACGGCCTGAGCGACGTGAACCTCTCGGTGTCGCCGGCAGGGGATGGCCAGGTGACCCAGCAGATCACCCTGAAGGGAGTGGACTTGAGCAGCTGGCAGCTTGGCGGTACCTCGTCCCACGACATCCTGCAGAGCATGCTGGATCAGCACAGCCTGATCATCCAGCACCCTTGA